The following coding sequences lie in one Vibrio sp. ED004 genomic window:
- the codB gene encoding cytosine permease yields MAADNNYSLGPVPTSARKGVASLTMVMLGLTFFSASMWTGGSLGTGLSFNDFFLAVLIGNLILGIYTSFLGYIGSSTGLSTHLLARFSFGTKGSWLPSALLGGTQVGWFGVGVAMFAIPVQKATGIDTNTLIIVSGLLMTGTVYFGIKALMVLSAIAVPAIAILGGYSVLTAVDSVGGLEQLQLIKPETPMDFSMALAMVVGSFVSAGTLTADFVRFGKKPASAVLITMVAFFIGNSLMFIFGAAGAAATGQADISDVMIAQGLLLPAIIVLGLNIWTTNENALYASGLGLSNITGRSSTTMSIINGIIGTIFALWLYNNFVGWLTFLSLAIPPIGGVIIADFFANRKRYKDFANAEFQTVNWAGIIAVATGVAAGHFLPGVVPLNAVLGGAISYLVLNPLLNKNALKSQAA; encoded by the coding sequence ATGGCTGCTGATAATAACTACAGTCTAGGGCCGGTTCCTACATCGGCTAGGAAAGGAGTCGCTTCACTCACCATGGTAATGCTTGGACTCACTTTCTTCTCTGCAAGTATGTGGACAGGTGGTTCACTCGGGACAGGCCTCTCATTCAACGATTTCTTCCTCGCCGTTCTCATCGGTAACCTAATTCTTGGTATTTACACTTCTTTTCTTGGCTACATCGGCTCATCTACTGGCCTCTCTACTCACCTCCTAGCGCGTTTCTCTTTCGGTACAAAAGGCTCATGGCTTCCTTCTGCTCTACTTGGTGGTACACAAGTCGGTTGGTTTGGCGTAGGTGTCGCGATGTTCGCAATTCCAGTACAGAAAGCGACGGGCATTGATACCAACACCTTGATTATTGTGTCAGGTCTTTTGATGACAGGTACGGTGTACTTCGGTATTAAAGCGCTAATGGTGCTTTCAGCGATTGCTGTTCCAGCGATTGCTATTCTAGGTGGTTACTCAGTATTGACTGCGGTAGACAGCGTTGGCGGACTAGAACAGCTACAACTGATTAAGCCAGAAACTCCTATGGACTTCTCAATGGCCTTAGCAATGGTTGTGGGTTCGTTTGTAAGTGCGGGTACGTTAACTGCCGATTTCGTTCGCTTTGGTAAAAAGCCAGCAAGCGCAGTATTGATTACTATGGTTGCGTTCTTCATCGGTAACTCGCTGATGTTTATCTTCGGCGCTGCAGGCGCTGCAGCAACTGGTCAGGCTGATATTTCAGATGTGATGATTGCGCAAGGCCTATTGCTTCCAGCCATCATCGTGCTTGGCTTGAATATCTGGACAACCAATGAAAATGCACTTTATGCATCGGGTCTGGGTTTATCTAACATCACTGGTCGCTCAAGTACTACAATGTCTATCATAAACGGCATTATCGGTACGATTTTCGCACTTTGGTTATACAACAACTTCGTTGGTTGGTTAACCTTCCTTTCGCTGGCGATTCCACCAATTGGTGGCGTAATCATCGCCGACTTCTTCGCGAACCGTAAACGTTACAAAGATTTTGCAAATGCAGAGTTCCAAACCGTTAACTGGGCTGGCATTATCGCGGTAGCAACAGGCGTAGCCGCTGGTCACTTCCTACCTGGCGTTGTTCCTTTGAACGCAGTGTTAGGTGGTGCAATCAGTTACCTCGTGCTTAATCCTCTATTGAACAAAAACGCTCTGAAATCTCAGGCCGCTTAA
- a CDS encoding DUF3612 domain-containing protein yields the protein MEDLSARCIRINPEYAPSVSYLSMIERGKRVPSIDMLEVIAQVFQKNPTWFLDDESEQQAIAPDKGNRGGISGMALEPSFLFSNDILQIAIPEMLSQTGISGRQFAHLLIRAHQESNQNHFPDLERAAEEVGLKRLNLSVEDLIDIARSLGINIRWVTRTPQDVVDELGINAKQLVTSFFEPPGTIFLNEILKEYPTRLKYDLSVYIGHCILHSKEGLKSVLSVGNNNTWDDNQVSGSSQLNSQDILQAWRDFESSFFAGALLCPKVPFRQLLDRTGYEIDVHERAGVSPSVAMRRMTVVSPYPHWHYFDAYGPGKLKAVYRGNGIPLPWGNMRTVADPCQHWAVFRRLSEPRAGSSAQISILNVGDEPRIYCCESINMTDPAGNNRVLCAGIDLNPAIDAQGGNSRDIAEQLKASCVNNGGSVVIPRNIKKDLTTIAKILNINWIERGIETEARLICSRGGECPRQPSCYSKCGE from the coding sequence ATGGAAGACCTGTCTGCGCGTTGTATTAGAATCAACCCAGAATACGCACCTTCCGTTTCTTACCTTTCAATGATTGAACGTGGAAAACGGGTGCCGAGCATCGACATGCTGGAAGTGATCGCGCAGGTCTTTCAAAAGAACCCTACGTGGTTTCTCGACGACGAATCAGAACAACAAGCCATAGCTCCAGATAAAGGGAATCGCGGCGGGATTAGTGGTATGGCACTTGAGCCGAGCTTCCTTTTCTCCAACGACATCCTGCAAATCGCGATTCCTGAGATGCTGTCACAAACGGGGATTTCAGGCCGCCAGTTCGCGCATCTCTTGATTCGAGCACACCAAGAAAGCAATCAGAACCACTTCCCTGACCTAGAGCGCGCTGCGGAGGAAGTTGGCCTAAAACGCCTCAACCTCAGCGTAGAGGACCTCATAGACATCGCTAGAAGCCTAGGAATTAATATCCGTTGGGTGACGCGCACGCCGCAAGACGTGGTCGATGAGCTCGGAATTAACGCCAAGCAGCTGGTGACCTCCTTCTTTGAGCCTCCCGGAACTATCTTCTTAAATGAGATTCTTAAAGAATATCCAACTCGTCTGAAATACGACCTTTCGGTTTATATCGGTCATTGCATTCTGCACAGCAAAGAAGGCCTAAAGAGTGTGTTGTCGGTAGGTAACAACAACACATGGGATGACAACCAGGTATCAGGATCTTCACAACTCAACTCTCAAGACATCCTCCAAGCATGGCGAGACTTTGAATCCAGTTTTTTTGCTGGCGCACTTCTGTGTCCGAAAGTTCCGTTTAGACAGCTACTCGACCGCACTGGCTACGAAATCGACGTTCATGAAAGAGCAGGGGTTTCCCCCTCTGTTGCGATGCGTCGAATGACGGTAGTATCGCCCTACCCTCACTGGCACTACTTTGATGCTTATGGACCGGGGAAACTTAAGGCGGTTTACCGCGGGAACGGGATTCCGCTACCTTGGGGAAATATGAGAACGGTCGCTGACCCATGTCAACATTGGGCTGTGTTCCGTCGATTATCAGAACCTAGAGCGGGAAGCTCAGCTCAAATCTCCATTTTGAATGTGGGCGATGAGCCAAGGATCTACTGCTGTGAGTCCATCAATATGACGGATCCTGCGGGTAACAATCGTGTGTTGTGTGCTGGTATAGATCTCAACCCTGCGATTGATGCTCAAGGCGGAAATTCAAGAGACATAGCAGAGCAGCTTAAAGCGTCATGCGTTAACAATGGTGGTTCTGTGGTTATCCCGCGTAACATCAAAAAAGATCTCACGACAATAGCCAAGATTCTAAATATAAATTGGATTGAACGTGGGATTGAGACAGAGGCGAGACTTATCTGCTCCAGAGGTGGAGAATGCCCACGCCAGCCAAGCTGTTACTCGAAGTGTGGTGAGTAA
- a CDS encoding cold-shock protein: MSNTNTGTVKWFNEEKGFGFISQDNGGADVFVHFRAIVSEGFKTLKEGQKVSFEVENGQKGLQAANVVAQ; this comes from the coding sequence ATGTCTAACACAAATACTGGCACTGTAAAATGGTTTAACGAAGAGAAAGGTTTCGGTTTCATTTCTCAAGACAACGGCGGCGCTGACGTATTCGTACACTTCCGTGCAATCGTTTCTGAAGGCTTCAAAACTCTGAAAGAAGGCCAAAAGGTTTCTTTCGAAGTTGAAAACGGTCAAAAAGGCCTACAAGCAGCAAACGTTGTTGCTCAATAA
- a CDS encoding cytosine deaminase, with protein MTTLLIKNAKLQDQEGLKQILIENGQFSRILDNDAQINHQGDILDAEGGIAVTPFCEPHIHLDTTQTAGEPNWNISGTLFEGIERWAERKELLSIEDVKSRAKQTLKWQIANGVQHVRTHVDVSDPTLVALRAMVEVREEMKEWVDIQIVAFPQEGILSYPNGKELLEEAVKIGADVIGAIPHFEFTREYGVESLHYVFELARKYDCLIDVHCDEIDDEQSRFVETLAALAHKFEMGEKVTASHTTAMGSYNGAYASRLFRLLKMSGINFVANPLVNIHLQGRFDDYPKRRGVTRVKEMLAANINVCFGHDDVFDPWYPLGTANMLQVLHMGLHVTQVMGYDQINNSLDLISKNSARTLNIQDNFGIEEGKPGSLLILPADNGFDAVRRQVPVQYSIRHGKVIAETQPAKTKINLDQTEDINFKR; from the coding sequence ATGACAACCTTATTAATCAAGAACGCGAAACTTCAAGACCAAGAGGGCTTGAAACAGATTCTGATTGAAAATGGTCAATTTTCTCGCATTCTCGATAATGACGCACAAATCAATCATCAAGGTGACATCCTTGATGCTGAAGGTGGCATTGCAGTTACTCCTTTCTGTGAACCGCACATCCACCTAGATACTACTCAAACTGCTGGTGAGCCTAACTGGAACATCTCTGGCACTTTGTTTGAAGGTATTGAGCGTTGGGCTGAGCGCAAAGAACTGCTATCAATCGAAGACGTTAAGTCTCGTGCGAAGCAAACACTGAAATGGCAGATAGCTAACGGTGTTCAACACGTTCGTACACACGTTGATGTGTCTGACCCAACACTCGTTGCATTAAGAGCGATGGTTGAAGTTCGTGAAGAAATGAAAGAGTGGGTCGACATCCAGATCGTTGCATTCCCTCAAGAAGGCATTCTTTCATACCCTAACGGCAAAGAGTTGCTTGAAGAAGCAGTGAAGATCGGCGCTGACGTTATCGGTGCTATCCCTCACTTCGAATTCACTCGTGAATACGGTGTTGAATCTTTGCATTACGTGTTCGAACTTGCACGCAAGTACGACTGTCTGATCGACGTTCACTGTGATGAAATCGACGACGAACAGTCTCGCTTTGTGGAAACATTAGCAGCCCTTGCTCATAAATTTGAGATGGGTGAAAAGGTAACGGCAAGCCACACAACGGCGATGGGTTCTTACAACGGTGCTTACGCATCTCGCCTGTTCCGTCTATTGAAGATGTCTGGTATCAACTTCGTAGCAAACCCGTTAGTGAACATTCACTTACAAGGCCGTTTTGACGATTACCCGAAACGCCGCGGTGTAACGCGCGTTAAAGAGATGCTAGCCGCAAACATCAACGTTTGTTTTGGCCATGACGATGTGTTTGACCCATGGTACCCACTGGGTACAGCGAACATGCTTCAAGTTCTGCACATGGGACTGCACGTAACACAGGTTATGGGCTACGACCAAATCAATAACTCACTTGATTTGATCAGCAAGAACTCTGCTCGCACATTGAACATCCAAGACAACTTCGGCATCGAAGAAGGTAAGCCAGGTAGCTTGCTGATTCTTCCTGCTGACAATGGCTTTGATGCAGTGCGCCGCCAAGTACCAGTGCAGTACTCAATACGCCACGGTAAGGTGATTGCAGAGACTCAACCAGCGAAAACAAAAATAAATTTAGATCAAACTGAAGATATCAACTTCAAGCGTTAA
- a CDS encoding GGDEF domain-containing protein, translated as MNKDEFQKSTANLKKAVPLMMKNRVSTTPANYALWYTYVDNAIPQLTQDMDGVLEHYGICPPAVGEQLYNNYVASKSETNINDLRANLELLVSEVSNSMNDTLTDTSAFSDMIDKSFEDLARVDNESLSIDEVMSLVRQLVSESRHIRHSTQFLNSQLNSATSEITKLKTQLVEVQKDALFDSTTTLYNRRSFDRDIETLCEAQQSLCLILLDIDHFKNFNDTYGHLFGDMVLKGIARKLKLSCREGISAYRFGGEEFALIVPNKSLRIARQLADTNRRSLEKLSIKDRRSGEQVGSITASFGVAELEPGESTQSLIERADKLLYEAKSLGRNRVMPL; from the coding sequence ATGAACAAAGACGAATTTCAGAAATCCACCGCAAATCTAAAAAAAGCGGTGCCTCTTATGATGAAGAACAGGGTGTCAACGACACCTGCAAATTACGCACTTTGGTACACCTATGTCGATAACGCTATTCCCCAGCTGACTCAAGACATGGATGGTGTTTTAGAACACTACGGTATTTGTCCTCCTGCCGTGGGTGAGCAGCTATACAACAATTATGTTGCCAGCAAATCCGAAACCAATATCAATGACCTTCGCGCTAATTTGGAACTGTTAGTTTCTGAAGTTTCCAATTCAATGAATGACACCCTGACCGACACCTCCGCTTTTTCTGACATGATCGATAAAAGCTTCGAGGACTTGGCTCGTGTTGATAATGAAAGCTTATCTATTGATGAAGTCATGTCATTGGTTCGACAGCTGGTGTCTGAATCTCGCCATATTCGTCACTCTACTCAGTTTTTAAACTCTCAGCTAAACTCTGCAACCTCAGAGATCACCAAGCTGAAAACCCAGTTAGTAGAAGTTCAGAAAGATGCGCTCTTCGATAGTACAACCACACTCTATAACCGTCGCTCTTTCGACCGTGACATTGAAACCTTGTGTGAAGCACAACAATCTTTGTGTCTGATTCTTCTCGATATCGACCACTTTAAAAATTTCAACGACACCTATGGCCACTTGTTTGGTGATATGGTTCTTAAAGGGATCGCTCGTAAGCTGAAGTTAAGTTGCCGTGAAGGTATTTCTGCTTATCGATTTGGTGGTGAAGAGTTCGCACTGATTGTGCCAAACAAATCTTTGCGTATTGCCCGTCAACTCGCTGATACCAATCGTCGCTCTTTAGAAAAGCTGTCGATTAAAGATCGCCGCAGTGGTGAACAAGTCGGCAGTATCACTGCATCGTTTGGTGTCGCTGAACTTGAACCCGGCGAATCAACTCAATCGCTGATCGAACGTGCTGATAAGCTACTTTACGAAGCGAAATCACTTGGCCGTAACCGAGTCATGCCTCTTTAA
- a CDS encoding malate synthase has product MNMLTFDKTEIQKQSKPFIAEAVFAVETISANQQTEKQVKAKQLLDRLFPLENGSHQDVTSYVVDYRHIMAYFKDGQHSGLKHPKQFVAYMGEKNDPDSILFRDGSGSHLEVMFGCHKGTGCIELVEIDDIQLESCTTFGQLPMEATTTMREETIAAMRHWISLIQGDTKGKPKACSEDKEFRAKSGEDYCLNYCYQL; this is encoded by the coding sequence ATGAATATGCTTACATTCGATAAAACAGAAATCCAAAAACAATCAAAGCCATTTATCGCTGAAGCTGTCTTTGCCGTGGAGACAATCAGTGCAAACCAGCAAACTGAAAAGCAAGTGAAAGCAAAGCAACTGCTTGATCGATTATTCCCACTAGAGAACGGCTCACATCAAGACGTAACCAGCTACGTAGTCGATTACCGTCATATCATGGCTTACTTTAAAGACGGTCAGCACAGTGGCCTAAAGCATCCTAAACAGTTTGTAGCGTACATGGGTGAGAAGAACGATCCTGACTCTATCTTGTTCCGAGATGGTAGTGGAAGCCACCTAGAGGTGATGTTTGGTTGCCATAAAGGGACCGGTTGTATTGAGCTAGTAGAAATTGATGATATTCAGCTGGAATCTTGCACCACATTTGGCCAATTACCAATGGAAGCAACAACCACAATGCGAGAAGAGACTATTGCGGCAATGCGTCACTGGATCAGTTTGATTCAAGGTGATACAAAGGGTAAACCAAAAGCATGCAGTGAAGACAAAGAGTTCAGAGCGAAGAGTGGTGAAGATTACTGCCTGAATTACTGCTACCAACTTTAG